One genomic region from Salvia hispanica cultivar TCC Black 2014 chromosome 2, UniMelb_Shisp_WGS_1.0, whole genome shotgun sequence encodes:
- the LOC125206886 gene encoding receptor-like protein 7 → MLSANIVASGCTPGIVNGDSWLFEKTLLLQLKAELIFDSSLSTKLVQWNESDECCTWSGVQCDAFGYVISLQLDGEAIYGGIWNSSSLFKFKYLQKLNLAYNRFSYKRNGNLTHLTHLSNNAIPIGNGNLTYSTRLNQNVIPKGIGNLAYLTHLNLSYAGFSGQVPSEISSLSRLVSLDISYLFGLIIEHPNLEMLVQNLTGLRELYLDYIYISSPYERRKWSHIISSYLPNLTSLSLSSCNLHGPFSKSVLKLHSLSVLRLDRNNLSAVGVLDSLANFPSLTNLSLASCGLKGSIPSSFANLTKLIHIHLPSNHLSGSLSPTIFEGLSNLVHLDLAENLFSGNVPHSLLALPLLLELDLSFNRFSGTFQLENLRSLVNLTFMSLSESGLSVDVGNVTSSSYGFVHLKVLTLASCNVSDFPVFIKHSDLELLDLSNNRIAGEIPSWIWGAQLMHLDLSFNLLTGMQKPYYIPPSLKFIFLHSNRLRGELQLPVPLESRLWTLSLHNNSLSGSIPTSLCDATSLRSLNLFGNRFSGGIPSCLLENLTELNLGLNNLSGSIPDISSMDCRLIYLKLSNNALEGNIPMSLGSCRSLLFIDVANNNISGSIPDSFPSDCRLVYFVLNNNNLEGTIPKSLESCRSLQLMNIGNNMINDTFPCMLASTLRVLVLHSNRFHGEVKCQNRAERLQVLDIASNDFSGSLESIDFSSWWAMRFNHRDSYVLNITSVTLIMKGLNLELKTIWPDFGSIDFSSNNFYGGIPNAIGDLYLLHHVNFSHNALNGSIPKSFGQLRELESLDLSGNQLTGLIPVELGELTFLEVLNLSYNKLVGKIPNGRQFQTFSVESFEGNPGLCGFPLRTDCSHTDGSDSGHDGAEEKREIEWEYVSVAVGYVVALGIFVWLLLFCRSFSDKYFDKLDEIVEEICDGRNRRRRRARRRHAQARMMEANRARRQRQ, encoded by the exons ATGTTGTCTGCCAACATTGTTG CTTCTGGTTGCACTCCTGGTATTGTCAATGGCGATTCATGGCTCTTTGAA AAAACCTTGCTGCTTCAACTCAAGGCTGAGTTGATCTTTGATTCTTCTCTTTCAACAAAACTGGTGCAGTGGAATGAAAGTGATGAGTGCTGCACATGGTCCGGTGTGCAGTGTGATGCTTTTGGCTACGTCATTAGTTTGCAGCTCGACGGAGAGGCCATTTATGGTGGGATTTGGAATTCGTCAAGTctcttcaaatttaaatatctgcAGAAGCTTAACCTTGCCTACAATCGCTTCAGCTACAAACGGAATGGCAATCTCACCCATTTGACACACTTGAGCAACAATGCTATTCCGATAGGTAATGGCAATCTCACCTATTCGACACGCCTGAACCAGAATGTCATTCCAAAAGGAATTGGCAATCTCGCCTATTTGACACACTTGAATTTGTCATATGCTGGTTTTAGTGGGCAGGTTCCTTCTGAGATTTCATCCTTGTCGAGACTGGTTAGTCTCGATATCTCATATCTGTTTGGTCTGATTATTGAGCACCCGAACTTGGAGATGCTTGTTCAAAATCTAACAGGGCTTAGAGAGCTCTATCTTGATTATATCTATATAAGTTCCCCTtatgaaagaagaaaatggagcCATATAATATCATCATACTTACCCAACCTCACCTCTTTGAGCTTGTCTTCGTGTAATCTTCATGGCCCTTTTTCTAAATCCGTTTTGAAACTCCATTCGCTTTCTGTTCTTCGACTCGATCGTAACAATCTTTCAGCAGTAGGAGTTCTGGACTCGCTTGCCAATTTTCCAAGTCTGACCAACTTGAGTCTTGCCAGCTGCGGATTGAAGGGCTCTATTCCATCTAGCTTTGCTAACCTAACCAAGCTGATTCATATCCATCTGCCGTCTAACCACTTGTCAGGCTCACTTTCTCCCACCATATTTGAAGGTCTTTCCAATCTCGTTCATCTAGATTTGGCGGAGAATTTATTCTCTGGCAACGTTCCCCACTCCCTCCTTGCTCTCCCGTTATTGTTGGAACTTGATCTGAGCTTCAACAGATTCAGTGGCACTTTTCAACTCGAAAACCTTCGAAGCCTTGTCAATCTCACATTCATGAGTCTATCTGAGAGTGGCTTGTCAGTAGATGTTGGCAACGTCACTTCAAGTTCATATGGATTTGTCCATCTGAAAGTGTTGACACTAGCTTCATGTAACGTGTCCGATTTTCCTGTTTTCATCAAACATTCGGATCTGGAGCTACTGGATCTGTCAAACAATCGGATTGCAGGGGAAATACCTAGTTGGATTTGGGGAGCACAGCTTATGCATCTAGACCTCTCATTTAATCTTCTAACTGGTATGCAAAAGCCTTACTATATCCCTCCTTCTCTTAAGTTCATCTTCTTGCACTCTAACCGGCTTAGGGGCGAGTTGCAGCTGCCCGTTCCACTTGAATCTAGACTCTGGACCTTGTCTCTTCATAATAACAGTTTAAGTGGATCAATTCCAACCTCCCTCTGCGATGCCACATCTCTCCGTTCTCTTAACTTGTTTGGGAATAGATTTAGTGGCGGCATACCCTCTTGCTTACTTGAAAACCTCACCGAGCTCAACCTGGGGCTAAACAACCTCAGCGGTAGCATTCCAGATATTTCTTCTATGGATTGTAGGCTAATATATTTGAAGCTTAGCAATAATGCTTTAGAAGGGAATATCCCAATGTCCCTCGGAAGTTGCAGGTCGTTGTTGTTCATAGACGTTGCGAACAATAACATCAGTGGCAGCATTCCAGATAGTTTTCCATCAGATTGCCGGCTAGTTTATTTTGTTCTAAACAATAACAATTTAGAAGGGACGATCCCAAAGTCCCTTGAAAGTTGCAGGTCGTTGCAGCTCATGAACATTGGAAACAACATGATCAACGACACTTTCCCATGCATGCTGGCATCAACCTTGCGTGTCCTTGTTTTGCATTCGAATAGATTTCATGGGGAAGTGAAGTGTCAAAACAGAGCGGAGAGACTCCAAGTTCTAGACATAGCTTCTAACGATTTTAGTGGAAGTCTGGAATCGATAGACTTCTCTAGTTGGTGGGCAATGAGGTTCAATCACCGCGATAGCTATGTGCTCAATATTACAAGTGTGACGTTAATCATGAAAGGGCTAAATTTAGAGCTCAAGACGATTTGGCCGGACTTTGGTAGCATTGATTTCTCTTCCAATAATTTCTATGGAGGCATACCAAATGCAATTGGTGATCTTTACTTGCTTCATCATGTCAACTTCTCCCACAATGCCCTCAACGGAAGCATCCCAAAGTCATTTGGCCAGTTGAGAGAGCTTGAATCACTCGACCTCTCTGGAAACCAGCTAACAGGGCTAATACCGGTGGAGCTTGGAGAACTCACATTCCTTGAAGTGTTGAACCTGTCCTATAATAAGCTGGTCGGAAAGATCCCAAATGGCCGCCAGTTCCAAACATTTTCTGTTGAATCCTTTGAAGGGAATCCTGGCCTATGTGGTTTCCCTCTCCGCACAGACTGCAGTCATACTGATGGCAGTGACAGTGGCCATGATGGCGCGGAAGAGAAGAGGGAGATTGAGTGGGAATACGTATCCGTTGCAGTTGGATATGTTGTGGCCTTAGGAATCTTTGTATGGCTACTTCTCTTCTGCAGAAGCTTCAGTGATAAATACTTTGACAAACTCGATGAGATTGTTGAAGAGATATGCGATGGCAGGAACAGGAGACGAAGGCGTGCAAGAAGAAGGCATGCACAAGCACGAATGATGGAGGCGAACCGAGCCAGGAGACAGAGACAATAG